From Rissa tridactyla isolate bRisTri1 chromosome 10, bRisTri1.patW.cur.20221130, whole genome shotgun sequence:
gccgggcggcagcacccccttaGTTATTTACACATTATCTATTTAGGGAATTTATATCACCTGTTTGCACTTATGTAGAAAATCTGCTTAGACTTACACATTAACATTTATGATACAGAATATCTAtttagactgtctgcttacacatctattttgacactaatatctctttataaatacattttttaaaatatttttatgttctagGATCTTTTGtataacacagaagcacagaatcatagaatccttagaCATAGAGGTTTTgattttgaacttattttacatacataatattatttctcaatatatatatttctcatatataaatgagagattgttctctatttcaatgcctcacgcccatagttacaggttttcacattttttaatgcatcccaagaTTTTCAGACGTTTTGGGGCTGTGAACCACCTCTTTTGGGACACCCTCACGTAACCCCAcgtcccccactcacctgctcctctgctgcatcaTCGCTGCCCCAATGACATCGAGGTACCCCCAAATGACATCATCGCAACCCTGAGACACACAGACATCCTTCTATTCACCccaaaaaaatgcccaaaacacccagacccagggctggccccttcccctcagggagGCTCCGCCaccggctgcaaacctgggctggggcatctctcgagcagcacgaggcacctggaaaacaaaaatccccaattatagctcagcattttaaaaaatagcccGGAAGGGAGTAGAGGAAttccgtcagagggacaggacaggagctgagctacaggaggattctggggaagcagctcagctccaaacacagcacagcttGCAAAAGCCAGCGCCAGCTCAACTCTTAAAGTCAGGATTAAGTCTAATTGCTACCATTTTGAACACGTTCTTAGTGCAACAGTAAACCTTCTCACTGGTGTTGGGAaatgccttgtcccttcccttttgctgaaaAAGTGAGTGTTAGGTTTATATACACCAAATAAAAACACTTACActataaaagtatttgactttgCTCTGGCACTAATTTCACTTGCACAGCTGCAAATTGATACCATAACACTCTCCCTCTCCAAAGTACATAGTTATAATTGGACTACAAGGTTTTCTGTGTGTTACGcaatgaggagggacatctggaCAGTGGCACTGCCCGAGAGAGATGCCACTGGGCTGCCGGGGAAacgcgccactgaaagccagacagaaataaagtacttcagagcACACCGTCTAAAtattggggaggggggtgggggggtggaaccTGTTACATTCAGttgcctctttttaaagctttagagCAAATACCTTCCTCCATCGCCAGGGCACCTTGTGGCacttcatctcccttcccctctctcgtCCCATCAAAGCCCTTGTCGGTCTCTGCTCCGCAGCTCCTTTATCCTCCTCTCCGCATCCAGGGGGTCCCTGCTCGGTTCCTCTCTCACTCACTCATCTCTCCTTTGCTGAGATGCTCTGTCGGGCTCCGGTGCTCCCAGAGCATTTGGCAGGAGCTAGTGTCCCCTGGGTGGGGGAAGCAGGTGTCatgggggtcccagtgggatgtgggggggactgggggggactccagggggtcccagagggttcTGGGGTGttctggggggacccaggggacTCTGGAGTGTTCTGGGGGATGTGtgtgagggtcccagggggaacGTAGGgggtcccagaaggctccagagagTCCTGGGGGAATATGAGGGGTCCATGGGGTCCTGGAGGGCTCCGGGGAGGGGGTGtaggagggtcccagggggctccAGGGGATCCTGGAAGGCACCAGGGGCGCTCTCAGGAGGTGTGGGGGTTCCCAACAGGATGTGGGGGGGTAGCAGGAGGCGCTCCAGGTGGTCCCAGAGGTCTCTGGGGCGTCCTGGAGGCGATCTGTGGGGTGCTGGAGAGGGTGtgtgagggtcccagggggctaCAAGGAGTCCTGGGGGAATGTGGGGGGTCCCACAAGGGTCCTAGAGAGCCCTGGGGGAAGACAAagggtcccagggggtcctggaggactctgAGGGGCTCtcatggggttggggggaggtCGCAGAAGggtcccagggggatgtgggggatacCGGGGGTGGGCTCCAGTGGGTcccagaaggctctggggggctcTAGGGGATCCTAGAGCAGGTGTCAGAGCGACCCAGAGGGCtccagggggtcctggaggggtcCCAGAAGTCTCCAGGGAACCCTGGGGGGCACAAGGGGTCCCAGGAGATCCTGGGGGGCtctcagggggtgggggggatcccACGAGGGTCCCACAGAAATGTGGGGGGCAGACGCGGGCCAAAGCCAAAAGCCATTGTCCAGCAGGAGGGGCAGCCCCGCCATGACCTGCTGGACTCGTGTCCAGTGCCGGTGGGAGCTTTCGGAGCAGCTCTGGGTGTTGGGCACACTCCTGCCCTGAGTCCGGTGCGTCTTTTAACGATCGTTAGTGACGTTAAGAGCTGTGGTGACAGCCCGCTCTAAGGAGAGAGGGGATTTCTCCATCCCATCCCGCATGGGGTGCCCGCGGACCCCCGGGACTTGTGCACTGATGCTCTTTGAACCAATTCCTCAGGGGCACAGGCAGCCAAGCCCCCTCCTGGCACAAGACCCAGCTCATGGCAACGCCAGGAGAAGCAGCCTGAAGAAGCTGGCCGTCACCTCCTCGCTGAAGAGACAAGGTAAGCCTTGGCCACACGCCTCGGGACGCTCAGGGACCAGGTGGATGCTCGCAGCCCTTCGGTTTGTGCTGCTGTGACCCCTGCGGAGGGGACAGCCAAGCCCTCGCCATCCATCGGTGGCTCTAAGAGGTGAAAATCGGGCTCGGGCAGCTTGGTGTTAGTGGTAGCTGTGTGTCTGGCGTGGCTCAGGGTGTCGGCGTGGCTCTGGTTGGCCATAGACGTGGTCgttgtgttgcgtgaaaaggggcaaagcggttttagcagaagataaacccccttgcgttctaacactcctcaccaaggtgggaggctaggtgcggctaggtttaaattctgagtgatgcccaattcagcactatcagtccaatcgcgtttaatatgtattaaactattacgatttggatacactaatagtggactgcaccttcagtctagtcgtgctcatgaactagcacggccactctcgagtctttggtcgcgttcagtgagaaaccaaaacgactagctacttaaaaaagtgcagtttatttaaacaacagatatataggttcttaggattgccggtgataaatacactgtctgcaaagcacgtgcaaatgaaagtattgttacatatacaaaacgcgcgacaaagttataaacgatacagcctggctttaaatgtagaaaaagagagtctctagagaaatttctaagtttcccgaggaagcactcggtataatctaagtcttacccaaaggcgtccctatgggggggaagagaggctcagcccgtcgactgatcccagaagtcagtgatgtaattctttatgatggtgtcttccctgggtatcccccctctcttgggctatttttatactatttgttatcttcaaggtggagtttgagtgactttagtcatacatacttttatcatgattggtgtaaatttctctcgcttcacaattaaaggtatagtttacgagaaattcagggcgcagactcaagaaggagtggtcgcaccttggaggcgggtagccttcgggatggaggtgtgttttggtattataatgacattataatgagcaaagttcgcacaaaggacagcatttcatcaaaatttgacaaaatgttggctctgagcagctagcgggcagctaattggcagcttatctgtttcatggtatcaacccattcctgtatccgctatacatcataaggtaaagccacggaataattgcatcccgtcccgtacctcacgtagcttatcagggaaccacagatgttgtgtccttcatgccagctgcggctattttctacctcagaagcctcttgattttatacttttccttaatgtgtgaacaatgctgtacttttgtattttttagccaatttagtatttattccacacgtTGTTAGAGAAGGACAATGCCAGTGTCCTCCCAGGGTGGCTCTTTGGTGGATTTTTGGCACGGAAAGCTTAAAAAAGTTGGCTTTTGGTAGGGCCGGTGTTGTTATGAGTGGGCAGGTGTTAGTATCACCTAATGCCATAACGTGCTTTCCTGGGTAAAATGAGCAGGTGAATCAGCTCAGACACTGTTGTCAGCTGGTTTCCATTAGTTTTTTGCCACTGCCGGTGTTTGCAGCATCTCTTAATGGCCAGAGCTGCCGGGGGGAACTTGTGGCCAGAGCCGCTGTGGTTTCTAGTGGCAAATCCTTGCTTGGAAGCACAGTCCGGTGAGGGGAGTGTGCCAGCAGTGGAGGAGATGGGAGCTGGGGTCACCCCGGGGAGGTGGTTGTGGGCACCAGCGTCATGCCTTGTCTCTGAGCAGATggctgtgtgtttatgtgtgctCCTACGTGATGGTCGTAGAGGGAAGGGTCAGCCCAATGCCATGAAAACCTGGAAAGCAACTCGGAGCCCTTCAGAGAAAGCCGCTCTCCTTGCTGGTTGTGGTCTGGGCAGGAGCTTGCGTTTAGTGCTTTTGTTCCTCCCAGCTTTAGTTTTGGCCTAGAAAGGGGTACAGATCTCTTCTCTTTCCCCGAGGTAGTGTTGTTCCCGCAGATGCCCACCTGTGCCCCAGGGGATTTCAGTGCTCTGGGCAGGGGGTGAGGAGGTGTCGGGTCCTGCTCTCGGGGATGGGGGCTGTGGAGGCAGCTCCCAGGCGTAATGGTACGGTGGCACTGAGAGCAGAGCGGGTTTCGGAAGTGGATTAAAGCATCCCTGCCTGGGACGGGGAAGGTGGGGGGCCCAGGACCCCCCAGGAATTCTTTTAAGTGCTGCATTCTTCCACCCTaactgggatggggaggggggcacagcaagaagcacacacacacacagcaaaaaACAGTCCCCAGGCACAAGGGACCCCCCCAGCGCTAAGGCATTCCCCACTCCCCCCCTTCTTCCTACCCACACACAGGGACCTCACTCATAagggcccccccccccgttttACCCCCACCCACGGGGGCCCTGAAGCCTAAAGGGGCTCCCCAGACCCCGACTGAGGGGGACCCTGAAGCCCAAAGGGCCCCCTCCCCCCCTTACGCCGCCACCCAGGGGAGGGTCCCACCCCACACACAGTCACAGCTCGATGTTGGTGCTCACCctcccactcaaaaaaaaaaaaaaaaaaaaatctcaaacactTGAGACAGCCCTCCTGAGCCCCCACCCAAGGGAAAAAGGCCAAAACAACACCAAACACTCACCACACCagtcacctggaaaacaaaacaacagttcAACACCCCACAAGGATAGGAACCCCCGCAAATCACCAGGGCATCCAGGCCCACCCACCCACCATGGCAAGGGGGGCAACACGGCCACACACGGGGCAGACTGGGAGGCATCTGGGGGGGCAAGGTAAGCCTTGAGGCACCCACAAGCTGGGGACTCTCCCCGACCCAGCCAAGGGCAACAACCACTGCACCAAAACACTCCAAATAGAAACACTTTCCACAGGCTAATACTCTATCAGTCacattattaacaaaaaaaaccagcatggaGCCCCACACCACTATCAAAGACACCAGCAAGAGTCAGACCCGGACCCTGCGGGAGGAAGCAAAGGCCTCAGGGCTCCTGCACCGGGCCAATGACTTCCCAGGGGGGCAGCCGTCCCACAGAGAAAATGCCTCAGACTTcctcagtgccagggaaatgGGGCCCTGCCTGGGACAAAATCATCCAGGGGCCAGGGCCTgggtctccctcctcctcctccccacacctgTGGAGCTGGAAAACACCCACACCTTGAAACATCCCCCCAGAGCTGGCCGGAAAGGGAATAGTGGCACCACAAGGCCCCCTTCCCCAGGCACACCTTACTGGAAAATAACATCCCCCAGGGAATAATTAATCCTCTCTGTGTCGTCCCCTCCCAAAGCAGGAAACACCTCCCCGACACAGAAGGCGCCCACCCCCTTCATCATCGAGCGGATTCCCAACATCCCCCATCGCAGAACCGCACATCAAATTCCAGGACGGCCACCACAGCGCCAGCCCCACCACCGAGCCCCTCCTCGAGCTCACCTCACTGGCCACCAATCCCTtcccctgaccccccccaccctggggcaAGGGGGCCCAGGACTGCGCCCCACGCACCTGAAGGGACAATAGCGCACCCGCCACTGTTGCTGCTCCGGCACAaacacctggaaaataaaaaagtgtcaTCCCCCCTCACTGGGTGCCTGGAGTCTCCCTGCACCCAGCGTGGCAGGGGGGAAACACcgtggggacccccccaccccgggcacaGGGGGCTGTTGCGTTAACGGGCAaaacggttttggcagaaaataaacccccttgcgttctaacactcctcacccaggtgggaggccaggtgcagctgggtttaaattctgagggatgcccaattcaccacgaTCAGCCCAGTCGCGTTTAATACATGCAGCTGTTACAAtctggatacactaatagtggactgcaccttcagtctagtcgtgctcatgaactagcacggccactctcttTGGCCACGTTCAACGACAAACCGAAACAATCAGCTACttagtgcagtttatttaagcaacagatatataggtttttatggttgccggtgataaatacactgtctgcaaagcacgtgcaaataaaagtCTTGTTAATtacacaaaacacacaacaaagttataaacaatacagcctggctacaaATATAGGGAAAAGACTCTCTATAgggatttctaagtttcccgaggaagcataCGGTATAGTCCAAGTCTTACCCACAGTCGTCCCTACGAGggagaagaaaggctcagcccattgACTGTTCctggaagtcaaaggcagtctgtgatggagtcctccttgacttgttcacaatggtgtcttccctcatatcccccctttcttgggctatttttatactatttttaaccttcaaggtggagtttgagtgactctagtcataAATACCTTCATTATGactggtgtaaaattctctcaccTCACATTTAAAGGTGGAGTTTACAAAAAATTCAGGGCAGAGACTCCAGGAGGAGCGGTCGCACCTgggaggcaggtagccttcgggatggaggtgtgttttggcaTTATGACAACAtcataatgagcaaagttcgcacgaaggacagcatttcatcaaaattcagCAGACTGTTGGCTCAGAGTAGTAAATAtgcagcttatctgttccatagGACCATcccgttcccatatctgctggaTTTTCACAGGAAGAGACTGCGGACTCTCCATTCCACTTTGCCCCccatgttgctttgcaagcactattgtacagggaatcacagattcTTCCCATCCCAGCTGCAGCTATACTCTAccctagaaactttttgattttatacctttccttaatgtgtgaacaatgctcttatttttgatcattttagtaataACTCCACAGGGGCTCACACCAAGGGgattccccacagccctgggttCAAAGCAAGGGGCTTCACCCAGCCAGGGTTGGGGagggtccaggggggacccagggagcagcacccagccccctcccgggagggggaaaaaggccacccccccaccccaaaaggGGCTCTGGGGGTCCCGACCCACCTCTCCCCACGCTCCAGGGCTCAGCTCCGTCCCGGCGGCTGctccgggggctgcgggggcggggggaaagagaTGAGAGAACATAACTCCTTCCCCAGATCAGAGACGGGGACGGGAGCAGAGACGGGGACGGGAGCAGAGACGGGGACGGGAGCAGAGACGGGGACGGGAGCAGAGACGGGGACGGGAGCAGAGACGGGGACGGAgtgagggatggggacgggaaCCGGCACGGGACAGGGTCGAGGTCGGGACAGGGATGGGGTGAGGAACCGGGACGGGGCGACGGACCGCGACGAGACAGGGACACGGACGCAgcgccggccccggctccccaCATGGCGCATGCGCAGAAGGCGACGGGCGCTCCCAGGGGGCCGCGCGGCTGGGGCGTGGCGGGGGCGTGTCCGTGGGCGGCCCCAGGGGCGGTGCCTCCCGCCAGGGGCGGAGTGTGTGGTCCGCGCGCGCCGGCCATGCCGCGCTCCCGCCGAGCCGCGCGCCGTGAGTGGGGGCCCGGGCGCGGTGCAGGGCGGGAAGGCGGTggacccggggtggggggcggaggggccgggagggaccGGGGAGGCCGCGGCGGGGCTACAGGGATGCGGGGGCCGCCGggccgcaccgcaccgcaccgccctgctctgtcctgtcctgccctgccctcccgcaGTGGGGCGCGGGGGCCCGCACGGGCCTTAGAGCCCTCGCAGGCCCCATGGCCCGCGTAGGCCTCGGGCCTCCGGCTTAGTGACGCCCGCGCCGCCTCTCCCCCCTGCGGCCGGACTGACAGGAGCCTGTCGCCGTCCCCCGCCCCCATCCGCAGGTGTCCCCGGCAGCGCCCGGGCGGGCTCGCCCGCCAGCGATGAGGAGGCCGGCAGCGAGGTGCTGAGCCACTGCAGCAGCGCCAGCGAGGGGGCCAGCCCCGCCGAGGAGGCCGCAGGTGAGCCCCAGGGGCTGCGTCCCTGTCTGCCTCTGTGTGTCCCCCACGAGTGGCGGTGCTGCTGCTGCGTCCCCCACCCGTGGGTCCTGCCCTAACCCTCGCGCCCGGGCACTGGTGTGACGTGGGTGCCACCCGGGCAGGGAGCGAGGCGGCGGCTGAGcaaggccaggaggaggaggtggaggacaGGCTGAAGGAGCAAGTAGACAACCTCCTGGACAAGAGGTGAGGAGCGGCTGTCACCCCCCGTGGGCATGCCTGGCCCGCTGCCCCATACCTACCGTCACTGCCAGCCACAGGCAGGACCATGCCTTGTCCCGGGCCACCCCACCCCATGACCTCCCGTGGTCTCTCGCAGTGCCAAGACACGGCAGGCGGCACTGCAGAGTCTGCGCCTGGCCTTCTCCTCCAAAACCCTCTCCGAGTTCCTGCTGGAGCGCCGCCTCACGCTCACTGACTGCCTGGAGAAGTGTCTCAAGAAAGGTCTGGGCGCAGGCAGGCACTGGGActgggggtggcagggccggTGCCCAGTCTCTAAGGGAGGTCTCTCATGCTGCCCACAGGTAAAGGGGAGGAACAGGCGCTGGCAGGCActgtcctccccctcctctgcctccagatGGGCTCTGGCCCAGAGGGGGAAGAGGTGTTTCGCAGCCTGAAGCCCCTGCTTGTCAGTGTCCTGACAGACAGCACGGCCAGCACTGGCGCCCGGCAGAGCGTAAGGCCTGGCCCCTTTCCTCTTGGGCATGGGGTGGGGAACTCAGTGGTGGGGAGAGCCCAGGCGATGCCTTGGGGGCCCCTGCAGTCACGGGAGGGCAGCAGGATTGGGTGCTGTGGGGAGCTGTGGGGTAAAGCAGGGGCACCCTGACCCCGCTTCCCCTTGGGAGGGTGCTGGATCTGGCCCAACACTGCCTCCTCTGACTGCCTTTTCCCCACGTGTCTCGCCAGTGTGCCACGGCCCTGGGCATGTGTTGCTACATTGCTGCGGCTGACCTCAAGGTAACTGCGCCTGGGTGTCATCTGTACCCCTGCCAGAGGGCCTATGGTGCCAGGGCACCTTGGAgctgagctggggaaggggcacAGGGATATCAGTGACAGTCCaggccccttccctgggcagtaTGGAGCTGAGCTGAGTGGGGACGCCCACCTTGCAGAGATGGGGTGTCATGGGTGGAGGAGTCCCCCTTGCCCTGGAGAGCTCCTGGTGCCCCTGGGATGGATGGGTCCCCTTCATTCCCCAGTGCGCGGCTTCACTTCAGCAACTTCCTGGCAGCTGTGGTCTGACGGTCAGGTTTCCCCCCTCCAGGACCTGGTCTCATGCCTGTCCTGCTTGGAGGGCATTTTCAGCTCCCCCAGTGCAGGCGAGGGGGGCTCAGCACCCGCCCAGCATGGCCCTCTACACTGCAGCGCACTCCAGTCGTGGTCCCTGCTCCTCACCATCTGTCCCCCCTCCCACATCAAGAGTGTCTTGGACAAGTGAGTGGGGCTTGGTGGGGTGCAGGGGCTGCTATGGGGCAGACAGCTGCAGAGGGGGGAGCCCCTGGAGTGGTACCTGACCCCCCTGACTGCACTCCTGCCTTCCTGTCCCAGTTGCTGGCTGAAGCTGCCCCCACTGCTGTCCAGCAGCAGTGTCGCGCTGCGCATCCTGGCCGGGGAAACCATCGCACTGGTCTTCGAGCTGGCCCAGGACATGGAGGTACTGCGGGGCACTGCGGCGGTAGGTGGTAGCGGGTGGGtaggcagcagagcagcagggagctgctggcatgGGCAccctccccttgccctgctgAGCTGGCACTGATGTCATTGGGACGCTCCAGGCTGGTGTCACCAGTGGGTGCCCAGGCAGAGGGTCTGGCCCCAGTGATCCCCCAGCACTGTCCTGGTGATGGCAGCGGTGAGCAGTGCTCAGAGCTGCATCCTCTTCAAACCCCCCTGTTTTTTTGGCAGGAAGACTTGTGCCACCAAGATACAGAGTTCCTGTGTGCCCAACTCAAGGTTCTGGCTACCGAGAGTAACAAGTACCGAGCCAAGACAGACCGAAGGAAGCAGCGCTCCATCTTCCGGGACATCCTGCGCTTCATCGAGGTACCGGAGGCTGGCAGTGCCCTTCCCTGCCGAACCCCTGGCTgtgcagctgctgcccagctgcctggCGATTCCCCCTCTCTCTGTGAGAGCCAGGGGATGCACAGGGCTGGCACCCAGATTATTGCTGGTGCTCCTCTCTCCACTCAGAGCGGGGAGTACCAGGAGGAGACGATCCGATTTGGCCTGGAGTGCATGTACCTGGACAGCTGGGCACGCCAGAGGACCTACCAAGCCTTTAAAGAGGTGCTGGGCTCCGGTATCTGCCACCACCTCCAGGTAGGGTCTGGGCGGCTGcactgggggtgctgggctggtgcCAGTGGGTGCTGACAGGCCCCTGCTTCCACAGAACAACGAGCTGCTACGGGAGATCTTCGGCCTCGGGCCCCCCTTGGTGCTGGATGCGGCCGCTCTGAAAGCCAGCAAGGTCTCCCGCTTCGAGAAGGTGAGTGTCTCCACACAGGTTTGTGCCCGCAGTCCCCTCCCGTGCCACGGTGGGCTTCAGCCAAGCACCTGAGTGTGGTGGGCACCAGTGGGGAGGTGGGCAGAGGGGCAGTCCCTAACCCATATCTCCTTCCCTCCACTCCCAGCACCTCTACAACTCGGCTGCCTTCAAAGCCCGCACGAAAGCCCGGAGCCGGGTGCGGGACAAGCGGGCGGACGTGCTGTGACGGGCAGAGGggggcagagcccccagcccaccTGGACTCCAGACCCAGCACTGTGAGGGGCAGGTGCCCCCAGCCCTCGGGCTTTTATTCATGTACAGCAGAGTATTTAATGCCTGGAGCTGCCCCGCCAGGGGCTgccccctcttttatttttttaaccaaaaacaaaaaagaaggatAAAAGAAGAGTGGGAGGGGTGGCATGCTGCTGTGTGCCCACTCTGTGGCTGGGGCTCTGTGTGGCACGGTGGGAGGGGGGTCTCacagggctcctgcagcccctttcACAGGCATGGCTCATGTCCCTCCTCCCCGGTCCCATGGGGGCACTGGGGTGGCCTGGCACAGCCTGAAGGGCTGGGTGGGAGGGCAGAGCCACGCAGGGCTGCGGGGCAGCTGGCCCTCGTGTCAGTGCCTAGGGCAGGAGTgctcccccggctcccccttACCACGCTGGgcacagcccctgcctccccgcaGCCGGTCTGGCACCCAGGTGTGGTGGCAGAGCAGCGTGGGGTGGCAgttgctgcccagccctgccagctgcccGCTCTGAGCCCTTTTCCAGCCAAATGCTTTATATGAAATAGTCCTCTTGTGGGAAATTAATTACAGGGGGGTGGCACAGCGGGCGAGTCCTGGTGCTGCCCATGCAGCCTCAGGGGCCGCTGCCCGGGCAGGCAGGGGGCCACGCCAGCTGGGAGTGCTTGTCACTCTGGGAATGTGTCTATGGTGGTGGTTTTCTAAGACTTTGATTACAGGAGGTAATTAAAAGGCTAATTGGAGGGTGCCTTGTGCCTTGTTGTGAAGAGGAAGGGCTGTCACTGGGGTGTGTGCCAGTCCTTGCAGCCCTGATTCTTTCTCTCACAGCTTCAGGTGGGGGCCAGCattgtcccccccaccccctgcgcCCCGTGCGGCAATGCTGCCAGGTCTGAGCAGGATGGAGGCGTGGGTAGAGGTGcccactcccccctcccgcccttcGGTGCCCCTTGCTGTGGTGGCCTGGTGCCCGTGGCAGGGCCGGGAGCAGGTCAGCGGTGCCCACCGGGCTCAGCGCTGGCGTTGAGGCGAGCCCAGAGCTGCCTGCTGGCTACCCGCAGCTGGCGCACGGCGTCCTCCTGGCTCTCTAGCCACTGGGCCAGCGCCCGCACCgactggctctgcaggactgcagggagaggatggggacacGCTGGGGAGGGGTGGCCTGGCGCTCCCACAGTCCCCCTGGCGCACgcacccccccagtgccacctaCCACTCAAGTAGA
This genomic window contains:
- the IFRD2 gene encoding interferon-related developmental regulator 2, translated to MPRSRRAARRVPGSARAGSPASDEEAGSEVLSHCSSASEGASPAEEAAGSEAAAEQGQEEEVEDRLKEQVDNLLDKSAKTRQAALQSLRLAFSSKTLSEFLLERRLTLTDCLEKCLKKGKGEEQALAGTVLPLLCLQMGSGPEGEEVFRSLKPLLVSVLTDSTASTGARQSCATALGMCCYIAAADLKDLVSCLSCLEGIFSSPSAGEGGSAPAQHGPLHCSALQSWSLLLTICPPSHIKSVLDNCWLKLPPLLSSSSVALRILAGETIALVFELAQDMEEDLCHQDTEFLCAQLKVLATESNKYRAKTDRRKQRSIFRDILRFIESGEYQEETIRFGLECMYLDSWARQRTYQAFKEVLGSGICHHLQNNELLREIFGLGPPLVLDAAALKASKVSRFEKHLYNSAAFKARTKARSRVRDKRADVL